The DNA window ACGTCATCGTTTTCCACGACGCCGGTCCGGTCGGGAATCTCCAGCACACCATCGCTATGCATCCTGCGCAGTTCGCCGAAATGGTCTTCTGCGGTGAGCAGGGGTCGCTGCGTTACATACACGGCCAGTTCCGCGTTCACCTGCGCGATCTCACCCACCAGCCACCTTGCCGCATCGATCATGTAAACACCGAGGTCGCCCAGGGCCCCGGTTCCCGCTTCCGCGCGCTTGAACCTCCAGGTCAGGGGAAAGCGGGGATCCCGGGCCCAGTCGAAGGACCAATGGGCGTCGAAAGTATGGATCTTTCCGGCCTTTCCCTCGCGCAACAGGTGAGAAAGAAGCCGAAGGGCCGGGAAGAGACGAATGCCCGATTGAACGCCTGTTTTCACGCAGCCCGTCTCCGCGGCGGCGCACATCTCCCTTGCCTGGGTCCCGTTCAGCGCCAGGGGCTTCTCGCAAAACACCGATTTCCCGGCCTTCAGGGCTGCCATGGCGATTGGATGGTGCAGGTGATGGGGCGTGGCGATGCCGACGGCGTCGATGTCACCGCGGTTCAACAGCTCGTTTGCGTCCCGGCACACGTGGGGGACGTCATACCGTTCCGCCAGGGCACGTGCGCGTTCGATTCGGCGGCTGGCAACCGCGGTCAGGGTGGCTTCTTGCCGCCACGCCTCCGCATGGGAATACGCAATGTGCCCGGCACCGATCATCCCGATGCGAACGGTGTGCTTCATGTTTGAATTCCGACTGGAGCGATCAGGATATCGCCGTACCTGCTTCGGAACCATCATCCACACCCGCTTCCAGCAGGCCGCCTTGCCGAAGCAAGGCCTCCGTGGTCGGTTCCCTTCCACGGAAGTCCCTGAAGACGTCCATGGGATGCCGGCTGCCGCCGAGGGCAAGAACGGTATCGCGGAACCGCCTGCCCAGGCGCCGCGTCTCTCCTTCGTTCTCCAGCCCTGCCTCCTCGAAGGCGGAGAAGGCGTCCGCGCTGAGCACTTCCGACCACTTGTAGCTGTAGTACCCCGCGGCGTATCCACCGGCGAAAATGTGGGAGAACGAACAGAAGAACCGGTCTTCTTCAAGCGAGGGCAGGATTAGCGTCTCCGCGTCGATCCGGCGCTGCACGTCCAGGATCGTATCCGTTCCATCGGGATCGAAATGCTCGTGCAGTTCCATGTCGAGCAGGCCGAAGTTGACCTGCCTGAGCGTGTTGCTGCCCTCCCGGAAGGTCCTGGCGCCGAGCAGGCGGTCGATGATTTCATCGGGAAGCGGTTCGTCCGTCTCGTAGTGACGCGCCAGACCTTTCAGCGTCCCCCGGTCGTAACACCAGTTTTCCATAAACTGGCTGGCGATCTCCACCGCGTCCCATTCCACGTTGGATATCCCGGACGCCATGCCGTAGTCGATGGTGGTCAGCATATGCTGGAGCGCGTGGCCGAACTCGTGGAACAGGGTTTCCACTTCGCGGAAGGTCATGAGAGAGGGTTTGCCGCCGACGGGCTTGCCCTGGTTGCAGATCATGTAGGCCACGGGCAGCCGGGCGGCCTGTCCGGTCGAAGCCATGACCGCGCTTCTGCCCACAAGCGTATCCATCCACGCACCGCCCTGCTTCTCTGTGGGACGGCTGTACGGATCCAGGTAGAAGGCTGCTATGGACTCGCCCCGGTCGCCGAACACCCGGAAGAACTGGACGTCCTCGTGCCAGACGGGCGCCTCGCCGGTCGCCTCTTCCAAGCGCACGCCGAAAAGCCGTTCGGTCAGTTCGAACAATCCGTTCAGCACGCGAGGCAGCGGGAAATAGGGTCTCAATTCTTCGTCCTTCAGGTCGTAACGCGCCTCGCGAAGCCGTTCCGACCAGTAGGGGACGTCCCAGTGCTTGAGTTCGTCATCCTCGTCGTCACCGTCCACTCCGGCCAGCGCCTTCAACGCTTCCATGTCCCGCTCGGCGGCGCCGCGGCCCGCCGCGCGCAATTCGTCGAGCAGACGCCGTACCGATCTCGCACCCGGCGCCATCTTCCGGCTGAGACTCAACTCCGCGAAGGTATCGAACCCGAGCAGTCCGCACTTTTCGATTCTCAGAGCGATGATCTCCCTGGCGACATCTCTGTTGTCCCACTGGCCGTCCGACGCCTTGGAAATGAAGGCGCGGTACAGGCTTTCCCTCAGGTCCCGGCGCTTGCTGTGCTGCATGAAGGGCATGAAACTCGGATAGTCCAGCGTGAGGATCCATGGCCCGTCCGCTGCCGTGGCCTGCTCGTGTCCCTCCTGCCGGGCCGTATCCGCGGCCAGTTCGAGCAGGGTTTCGGGAAGGCCTTCGGTTTGTCCGGCCTCTGTGAGCTTTATCTTGAATGCCTTTGTGGCGTCGAGGACGTTGTTGGAGAACTTCGTGCTCAATTCCGCCAGCCGCTGGCTGATCTCGTTATAGCGTTCCCTGTCCGCGTCGTCCAGCCCCACGCCGTTCAGCTCAGCCTCGCGTATGGCCGACTCCAGAATCCTGTGCTGGGCGGGATCGAAACGCCGCGCCTCGTCGCTGTCCCGCAAGGCGCAACAGGCCTGGTACAGAGGTTTGCTCTGGCCGAGCCGATTGCTGAACTTGACCACTTCCGCGAGCAGGGGATCGTACACTTCCCGCAATTCGGGCGAGTTCTTCACCCCGTGCAGGTGGGACACGATGCCCCAGATACGGCCCAGGTCATCCTCGATTTTCTCAAGCGGATCCATCAACTCGCGCCAGGTGCGCGGCGTGGTCGCCTCAAGCCGGGACACGGCCTCTTCGCAGCCCTCGAGCAGGGTGCGGATACCCGGTTCGATATGTTGGGTCTCGATCTGGTCGAAGAGGGGGAGATCGTCCCAGTTCAACAGTGGATTGTGTTCCATTCTGATCGCCTTGCCTTTTTGTTGCGTACATTTATCTTGGGGTACGACCGACGCCGGAATGCAGGCGCGATAACCGTAGCAAGTTACGAAGTACCATGGCCTAAATCAACCTATCATTTCTTTCCGGGCCGGAACGAAATACATGACTGAAAAGCGATTCAAACGGCGGCTGCAACGGTACCCCGCGGTGAGCGACCTGCGAAGGCTGACGCGCAAGAGACTGCCACACATCGCCTGGGAATACCTCGACTGCGGCACGGGCGACGAACGGGCCGTGGCGAGGAACGTGGAACGCATGGCGGAGGTCACGCTCGCGCCGGTTTTCATGAAGGGCGAACTGAAACCCGATCTGACTACGACGCTGTTCGACCGGACCTACAGCGTGCCCTTCGGCATGGCGCCGGTGGGACTCACCGGGCTCATGTGGCCCCGGGCCGAGTTCATCCTGGCCGCGTCGGCCGCGAAATACCGCTTCCCCTACTGCCTCAGCACAGTAGCTACCCGATCGCCGGAAGAGATCGGCCCCGTCGTCGGTGATATGGGCTGGTTCCAGCTCTATCCGCCCCGGCGGCGGGAAGTTCGCGACGATCTTCTGAAGCGCGCGATGGACGCGGGATTCCATACACTCGCGGTGACGGCGGACGTGCCCATGGGCAGCCGGAGGGAACGGACCAGCCGCGCGGGTCTGGAAACACCGCCGCGGATCACGGCCGAGTTCGTGTACGAAGCGCTGATTCATCCCACCTGGACGATACAGACCCTGCTCGCAGGCCTGCCCAGGCTCAGGGCGATCGAAAAGTACGCCGATTCGAAGCAGATGGGCGAGGTGGCGAATTACGTCGGCCAGGAACTGGGCGGCACCCTCGACTGGGACTATATCAGCGAGGTTCGCGATCTCTGGGACGGACCGGTAATCGTGAAGGGTATTATGCACCCCGATGACGCGGAGCGGGCAATAGCGACCGGTGTGGAGGGCATACAGGTATCGAACCACGGTGCGCGGCAGTTCGACGGCACGCTAGCCGCCATAGACGCGCTGCCGCCCATCGTCCACCAGGTCAACGGAAGGGCCCGCATCCTGTTCGACAGCGGGGTGCGCACCGGACTGGACATCATCCGGGCCCTCTCGCTGGGCGCCGATTTCGTGCTGCTCGGAAGGGCCTTCATGTACGGCGTAGGCGCCTTCGGCAAGACGGGCGGCGATCACGCCTTCGAGATCCTCAAGGCCGACCTCGAAGTCAACATGGTCAACCTGGGGTGTGCCGCGGTGGACGAGATCCCCGCTCCGGTCCGGCCAGAGACCGCGTAGCAAGCCCAGGCCCGTCCGTTCACTCCGCCGAGTTCAGCCAGCCGCGAAAGCCGCTTCGGCCGCTTCCGCCAAGCTCAGCTAGCCGCACTCACCCCGCCGCTTCCACGTGCGATTCCCGCTCCGCTCTCCGTGAGTAAACCAGGCTGCAGAATCCCAGACCGACGGAGCATACTGTTCCGATCACCGCCA is part of the Gemmatimonadota bacterium genome and encodes:
- a CDS encoding alpha-hydroxy acid oxidase → MTEKRFKRRLQRYPAVSDLRRLTRKRLPHIAWEYLDCGTGDERAVARNVERMAEVTLAPVFMKGELKPDLTTTLFDRTYSVPFGMAPVGLTGLMWPRAEFILAASAAKYRFPYCLSTVATRSPEEIGPVVGDMGWFQLYPPRRREVRDDLLKRAMDAGFHTLAVTADVPMGSRRERTSRAGLETPPRITAEFVYEALIHPTWTIQTLLAGLPRLRAIEKYADSKQMGEVANYVGQELGGTLDWDYISEVRDLWDGPVIVKGIMHPDDAERAIATGVEGIQVSNHGARQFDGTLAAIDALPPIVHQVNGRARILFDSGVRTGLDIIRALSLGADFVLLGRAFMYGVGAFGKTGGDHAFEILKADLEVNMVNLGCAAVDEIPAPVRPETA
- a CDS encoding M3 family metallopeptidase, whose translation is MEHNPLLNWDDLPLFDQIETQHIEPGIRTLLEGCEEAVSRLEATTPRTWRELMDPLEKIEDDLGRIWGIVSHLHGVKNSPELREVYDPLLAEVVKFSNRLGQSKPLYQACCALRDSDEARRFDPAQHRILESAIREAELNGVGLDDADRERYNEISQRLAELSTKFSNNVLDATKAFKIKLTEAGQTEGLPETLLELAADTARQEGHEQATAADGPWILTLDYPSFMPFMQHSKRRDLRESLYRAFISKASDGQWDNRDVAREIIALRIEKCGLLGFDTFAELSLSRKMAPGARSVRRLLDELRAAGRGAAERDMEALKALAGVDGDDEDDELKHWDVPYWSERLREARYDLKDEELRPYFPLPRVLNGLFELTERLFGVRLEEATGEAPVWHEDVQFFRVFGDRGESIAAFYLDPYSRPTEKQGGAWMDTLVGRSAVMASTGQAARLPVAYMICNQGKPVGGKPSLMTFREVETLFHEFGHALQHMLTTIDYGMASGISNVEWDAVEIASQFMENWCYDRGTLKGLARHYETDEPLPDEIIDRLLGARTFREGSNTLRQVNFGLLDMELHEHFDPDGTDTILDVQRRIDAETLILPSLEEDRFFCSFSHIFAGGYAAGYYSYKWSEVLSADAFSAFEEAGLENEGETRRLGRRFRDTVLALGGSRHPMDVFRDFRGREPTTEALLRQGGLLEAGVDDGSEAGTAIS
- a CDS encoding Gfo/Idh/MocA family oxidoreductase; its protein translation is MKHTVRIGMIGAGHIAYSHAEAWRQEATLTAVASRRIERARALAERYDVPHVCRDANELLNRGDIDAVGIATPHHLHHPIAMAALKAGKSVFCEKPLALNGTQAREMCAAAETGCVKTGVQSGIRLFPALRLLSHLLREGKAGKIHTFDAHWSFDWARDPRFPLTWRFKRAEAGTGALGDLGVYMIDAARWLVGEIAQVNAELAVYVTQRPLLTAEDHFGELRRMHSDGVLEIPDRTGVVENDDVCQLLLRFENGARGSIRASRLHQEHSIRVDCERTSYL